In one Haloplanus salinus genomic region, the following are encoded:
- the flaJ gene encoding archaellar assembly protein FlaJ encodes MASEPAAEGGNDITASETLASIVEAYERMDMEMSRYLLLIVVPSLLFLLGTVAVAVFVDLPLSVRLPVPLLGGLVLFAAVAYPKLLVSQERVEMENQYHLLMTHMTVLSTTNIDRMEVFRKLGEEEEYGALADEINRVVQLVDTWNQSLDDACRRRARSIPSEPLADFFDRLAYTVNAGQELSEFLLSEQQVMIQNYVTMYESTLDNLEVMKDLYLSMVLSMTFALVFAIVLPILTGTNPTMTVGAVIVLYGFVQTGFFLVIRTMSPYDPTWYYPDDVRPEGEWSMIASLAVGSVLSVLLVVLVAGDLFGGVPGLTDLLPVSSIPRPLYMAIPVTPLAIPGIVFRVHEERIKSRDDEFPSFIRALGASETAKQSTTTAVLKTLRKKDFGPLTGDIDDLFKRLNMRLEPIRAWDYFTANTRSYLIQKFSEMYLVGRQMGGEPKQLGELISENMNHVNQLRQQRQQATVTMIGLLYGITAASSFAFFIGFKIVDILAGMSLDLTTSAQLDVGRLIHTQVYDLPLIQFLLLGVVMINAVLSALIIRTVDGGHKANALLHFVALTWIGCAVAVLTMSVVGGLLSV; translated from the coding sequence ATGGCGTCCGAACCAGCTGCGGAGGGCGGGAACGACATCACCGCCTCGGAGACGCTCGCGTCCATCGTCGAGGCGTACGAGCGCATGGACATGGAGATGTCGCGGTATCTCCTCCTCATCGTCGTCCCCTCCCTGCTCTTTTTGCTCGGGACCGTCGCCGTCGCCGTTTTCGTCGACCTTCCGCTCTCGGTTCGGCTGCCGGTGCCCCTCCTCGGTGGCTTGGTTCTCTTCGCGGCCGTCGCGTACCCCAAGCTCCTGGTCAGCCAGGAACGGGTCGAGATGGAGAACCAGTACCACCTCCTGATGACGCATATGACGGTGCTGTCGACGACGAACATCGACCGCATGGAAGTGTTCCGCAAACTCGGCGAGGAGGAGGAGTACGGCGCGCTCGCGGACGAGATCAACCGCGTCGTCCAACTCGTCGACACCTGGAACCAGAGCCTCGACGACGCCTGTCGCCGCCGCGCCCGGAGCATTCCGAGCGAACCCCTCGCGGACTTCTTCGACCGCCTCGCCTACACCGTCAACGCCGGCCAGGAACTCAGCGAGTTCCTGCTCAGCGAGCAACAGGTGATGATACAAAACTACGTGACGATGTACGAGAGCACGCTCGACAACCTCGAGGTCATGAAGGATCTCTACCTGTCGATGGTGCTCTCGATGACGTTCGCGCTGGTTTTTGCCATCGTCCTCCCCATCCTGACGGGGACGAATCCCACGATGACCGTCGGGGCGGTCATCGTCCTCTACGGGTTCGTCCAGACCGGCTTCTTCCTCGTCATTCGGACGATGTCGCCGTACGACCCCACCTGGTACTACCCCGACGACGTCCGTCCCGAGGGGGAGTGGTCGATGATCGCCAGCCTGGCCGTCGGCAGTGTGCTCTCCGTTCTGCTCGTCGTCCTCGTCGCGGGCGACCTGTTCGGCGGCGTCCCCGGGTTGACCGATCTGCTCCCCGTGTCGTCGATTCCCCGCCCGCTCTACATGGCCATCCCCGTCACGCCGCTCGCGATTCCGGGCATCGTCTTCCGCGTCCACGAGGAGCGCATCAAATCCCGCGACGACGAGTTCCCGAGTTTCATCCGGGCGCTCGGCGCGAGCGAGACGGCGAAGCAGTCCACCACGACGGCGGTGCTCAAGACCCTGCGCAAGAAGGACTTCGGCCCCCTGACCGGGGACATCGACGACCTGTTCAAGCGGTTGAACATGCGGCTCGAACCCATCCGCGCGTGGGACTACTTCACCGCCAACACGCGCTCCTACCTCATCCAGAAGTTTAGCGAGATGTACTTGGTCGGCAGACAGATGGGTGGCGAGCCGAAACAACTGGGTGAACTCATTAGCGAGAACATGAACCACGTCAATCAGCTCAGACAGCAGCGCCAGCAGGCGACGGTGACGATGATCGGCCTCCTCTACGGCATCACCGCGGCGTCCTCCTTCGCCTTCTTTATCGGGTTCAAAATCGTCGACATCCTCGCGGGGATGTCGCTCGACCTCACGACGAGTGCCCAGCTCGACGTGGGACGGCTCATCCACACCCAAGTGTACGACCTCCCGCTCATCCAGTTTCTCCTCCTCGGCGTGGTGATGATCAACGCCGTCCTCTCCGCGCTCATCATCCGGACGGTCGACGGCGGGCACAAGGCAAACGCCCTCCTGCATTTCGTCGCGCTAACGTGGATCGGCTGCGCCGTCGCCGTCCTCACCATGTCGGTCGTCGGGGGGTTGTTGAGTGTCTGA
- a CDS encoding type II/IV secretion system ATPase subunit has product MTELGTATPSDELKQIAASRPHLRDHLKKFKQITGEFPLLIDEPTGDYETNRPNVLYPIGGPIYCHIYGDLGQDMKYYAIEPSLSGDEQSLFSKIRDELLDRSVSKAVPEEESEYDDRIEELLQETTTIDRDRSGLRYWIDKLLDFLGLGNYRVSEQTYENIRYRLNRDIVGLGPLEPVMRDPANEDVHVIGPHQCYVDHGTYGLIETTVDFGTPEQFDSWIRSMGERIGDPVSDSNPIVDSTLPDGSRLNVIYSDDVSVQGPSLTIRQGDETPLSINQITKWGTLSPELVAYLWLCLENEQTVFVVGETASGKTTTLNSIMSFIPRDSKIYTAEDTAEVLPPHDTWQQLLTREGGSEDNSDVDMFDLVAAALRSRPDYIIVGEVRGEEGRMAFQAAQTGHPVMLTFHASDIVSMIQRFTGDPINVPETFMDNADVALFQNRVKQGDDVLRRVTSVQEIEGYSKEMDGVVTRQVFSWDPVEDEIVFQGMNNSYVLEEQIATLLGYADTRDIYDDLDFRARLVERMIEENILGYHEVNEAIKSFQRDGVEGLPFDMHR; this is encoded by the coding sequence ATGACGGAACTCGGAACCGCCACCCCCTCGGACGAACTGAAACAGATCGCAGCCAGCAGGCCCCACCTGCGCGATCACCTCAAGAAGTTCAAACAGATCACCGGCGAGTTCCCCCTGCTCATCGACGAACCGACCGGCGACTACGAGACGAACCGCCCGAACGTCCTCTACCCCATCGGCGGCCCCATCTACTGTCACATCTACGGTGACCTGGGGCAGGACATGAAGTATTACGCCATCGAGCCCTCCCTCTCCGGCGACGAACAGAGCCTGTTCTCGAAGATTCGGGACGAACTCCTCGACCGTAGCGTCAGCAAGGCCGTCCCGGAAGAGGAGTCGGAGTACGACGACCGGATCGAGGAACTCCTCCAGGAGACGACGACCATCGACCGCGACCGGAGCGGCCTGCGCTACTGGATCGACAAGCTGCTGGATTTCCTCGGGCTCGGCAACTACCGGGTCAGCGAGCAGACCTACGAGAACATCCGCTACCGGCTCAACCGCGACATCGTAGGGCTCGGCCCGCTCGAACCGGTCATGCGCGACCCGGCCAACGAGGACGTTCACGTCATCGGCCCGCACCAGTGCTACGTCGATCACGGCACCTACGGGCTGATCGAGACCACCGTCGACTTCGGGACGCCGGAACAGTTCGACTCCTGGATCCGGAGCATGGGCGAACGCATCGGCGACCCCGTCTCCGACTCCAACCCCATCGTCGACTCCACGCTCCCCGACGGCTCCCGTCTCAACGTCATCTACTCCGACGACGTGAGCGTGCAGGGGCCGAGCCTCACCATCCGTCAGGGCGACGAGACGCCGCTCTCGATCAACCAGATCACCAAGTGGGGGACGCTCTCACCCGAACTCGTCGCCTACCTCTGGCTCTGTCTGGAGAACGAACAGACCGTCTTCGTCGTCGGCGAGACGGCTTCGGGAAAGACCACGACGCTCAACTCGATCATGTCGTTCATCCCCCGGGACTCGAAGATCTACACCGCCGAGGACACCGCCGAGGTGCTCCCGCCCCACGACACTTGGCAGCAGTTGCTCACCCGCGAAGGCGGTAGCGAGGACAACTCCGACGTGGATATGTTCGATCTGGTCGCCGCCGCCCTCCGTTCCCGCCCCGACTACATCATCGTGGGCGAGGTTCGTGGCGAGGAGGGACGGATGGCCTTCCAGGCCGCCCAGACCGGCCACCCGGTCATGCTGACGTTCCACGCCAGCGACATCGTCTCGATGATCCAGCGGTTCACCGGCGACCCGATCAACGTCCCCGAGACGTTCATGGACAACGCCGACGTGGCGCTGTTCCAGAACCGGGTGAAGCAGGGCGACGACGTGCTCCGCCGGGTCACGAGCGTCCAAGAGATCGAGGGCTACTCGAAGGAGATGGACGGCGTCGTCACCCGGCAGGTGTTCAGCTGGGACCCCGTCGAGGACGAAATCGTCTTCCAAGGCATGAACAACTCCTACGTCCTCGAGGAACAGATCGCCACGCTCCTCGGCTACGCCGACACGCGTGACATCTACGACGATTTGGATTTCCGGGCACGGCTCGTCGAGCGCATGATCGAGGAGAACATCCTCGGCTACCACGAAGTCAACGAGGCCATCAAGTCGTTCCAGCGCGACGGCGTCGAGGGCCTCCCCTTCGATATGCACAGATAA
- a CDS encoding ATPase domain-containing protein, producing MSGTGSNLLSLGLEGHDRLNKELGGGVPRGSIVLAEGDYGAGKSAMSQRVTYGFCEEGHTVTYLSTELTTRGFIDQMHSLSYDMVDHLLDENVLFLHADFDTGGTLSDEGEGERKELLKRLMNAEVMWNSEVIVIDTFDAILRNDPKFEALVRQNEERQAALEIIGFFRDIISQGKVIVLTVDPSTVDEEAIGPFRSIADVFLELEMVEVGNDVRRQISVKRFAGMGQQVGDTIGYSVRSGTGIVIESRSVA from the coding sequence ATGAGTGGGACTGGTTCCAACCTGCTGTCGCTCGGTCTGGAGGGTCACGACCGCCTCAACAAGGAACTCGGCGGCGGCGTTCCCCGCGGGAGCATCGTCCTCGCCGAGGGCGACTACGGGGCCGGCAAGAGCGCCATGTCCCAGCGAGTCACCTACGGCTTCTGTGAGGAGGGACACACCGTGACCTACCTCTCGACGGAGTTGACCACCCGCGGGTTCATCGACCAGATGCACTCGCTGTCGTACGACATGGTCGATCACCTGCTGGACGAGAACGTCCTCTTTCTCCACGCCGACTTCGACACCGGCGGAACCCTCTCCGACGAGGGGGAGGGCGAGCGCAAGGAACTCCTCAAGCGGCTGATGAACGCGGAGGTGATGTGGAACTCCGAAGTCATCGTGATCGACACGTTCGACGCCATCCTCCGCAACGACCCGAAGTTCGAGGCGCTGGTTCGACAGAACGAGGAGCGCCAGGCCGCCCTCGAGATCATCGGCTTCTTTCGCGACATCATCTCACAGGGGAAGGTGATCGTTCTGACGGTCGACCCCTCCACCGTCGACGAGGAGGCCATCGGCCCCTTCCGCTCCATCGCCGACGTGTTCCTCGAACTCGAAATGGTCGAAGTCGGCAACGACGTGCGCCGGCAGATTTCGGTCAAGCGGTTCGCGGGCATGGGACAGCAGGTCGGAGACACCATCGGCTACTCCGTCCGGTCGGGGACGGGGATCGTCATCGAGAGTCGTAGCGTCGCATAA
- a CDS encoding flagellar protein G has translation MASVSASHLILFIASLVIAAGVAGTFTQGISRLSQGIDDQSLEVSEEVRTDIEVISDAGSPVHNNSTNTVTLLVKNTGTADIPADSRFIEILVDGRYRTNVTITVVDGERWRPNNVIRLEIGGADLSPGDHRVKLIVNGDEEVFRFRT, from the coding sequence GTGGCCAGCGTCTCCGCTTCCCACCTGATCCTCTTCATCGCGAGTCTGGTCATCGCGGCGGGCGTCGCCGGCACGTTCACGCAGGGCATCTCGCGGCTCAGTCAGGGTATCGACGACCAGAGCCTCGAAGTCTCCGAGGAGGTGCGCACCGATATCGAGGTGATCAGCGACGCGGGCAGTCCGGTCCACAACAACTCGACGAACACCGTGACGCTCCTCGTGAAGAACACGGGGACTGCCGATATTCCCGCCGACTCCCGATTCATCGAGATACTGGTCGACGGCCGGTACCGGACGAACGTCACGATCACCGTCGTCGACGGCGAGCGGTGGCGGCCGAACAACGTGATCCGCCTCGAAATCGGCGGGGCGGACCTCTCGCCCGGCGACCACCGGGTGAAACTGATCGTCAACGGCGACGAGGAGGTGTTCAGGTTCCGCACATGA
- a CDS encoding fla cluster protein FlaF, whose protein sequence is MGFSVSGSAAIVFVGIFLAFSTAYTASANGFERVNDARSAVDDEALERQNTALAVTNVTYDAGTDTLTVEAVNEGTTTLEIGAVDLLVDNAYRDNFTALTVAGDDSTALWLPGERLRLEVNATSRPTRVKLVSGPGVADVEVI, encoded by the coding sequence TTGGGCTTTAGCGTCAGCGGGTCGGCGGCCATCGTCTTCGTCGGCATCTTCCTCGCGTTCTCGACGGCGTACACCGCCTCGGCCAACGGGTTCGAGCGGGTGAACGACGCCCGATCCGCGGTGGACGACGAGGCGCTCGAGCGACAGAACACCGCTCTCGCGGTCACGAACGTCACGTACGACGCCGGCACCGACACCCTGACCGTCGAGGCGGTCAACGAGGGGACGACCACCCTCGAAATCGGCGCCGTCGACCTCTTGGTGGACAACGCCTACCGCGACAACTTCACCGCACTGACCGTCGCCGGCGACGACTCGACGGCGCTGTGGCTCCCCGGCGAGCGTCTGCGTCTCGAAGTGAACGCCACGAGCCGGCCGACCCGTGTGAAACTCGTCTCCGGCCCCGGCGTGGCCGACGTGGAGGTGATCTGA
- a CDS encoding FlaD/FlaE family flagellar protein — MELLERFLGGDDDDDGGSDADGDDDMFFEEDDDLDDFGGDDFGGDDGLGFDDGDDGGAATAELEGRIDEIENEVASLSSTVSTIRSENEEISNTVEDVEENVRKLLDIYEMVTRGVNPFVDDVQAGGGFDGGGGSLGLFDDDGDEQEEDLDDDIAGADAEDFFDDDFLDDHGDDDFGDFDDATTDTMSDDSDDGDDSGKSFEELKDEYESGDADWADGGDATNGDADEFDEGGDDGFEGLDTGDADEGDGFGDLDTDDDGFEGLDTGDADEGDGFGDLDTDDDGFEGLDTGDADEGDGFGDLDTGDAVGDSDADGGADPAPAETAADGAASNDPADVPADAPTDAGDMQFAANTVMQGSGTSKPYLETVPSGYVGDLLVMEWLEYLVEEGDVEDAARAVEYYRRIQWVGEDAADELRDFLVGFGDLDADREVTGAPSTLAIDHHVASLRYISRLTGSTADSVVFDCWSGGGGVPFGL, encoded by the coding sequence ATGGAACTCCTAGAGCGCTTCCTCGGCGGCGACGACGACGACGACGGCGGGAGCGACGCCGACGGCGACGACGACATGTTCTTCGAGGAGGACGACGACCTGGACGACTTCGGCGGCGACGACTTCGGCGGCGACGACGGACTCGGGTTCGACGACGGCGACGACGGCGGCGCCGCGACGGCCGAACTCGAAGGGCGGATCGACGAGATAGAGAACGAAGTGGCTAGCCTCTCCTCTACGGTGAGCACCATCCGCAGCGAGAACGAGGAGATCAGCAACACCGTCGAGGACGTCGAGGAGAACGTCCGCAAACTGCTCGACATCTACGAGATGGTTACCCGCGGCGTCAACCCCTTCGTCGACGACGTCCAGGCCGGCGGTGGGTTCGACGGCGGTGGCGGGTCGCTCGGTTTGTTCGACGACGACGGCGACGAACAGGAGGAGGACCTAGACGACGACATCGCCGGCGCCGACGCCGAGGACTTCTTCGACGACGACTTTCTCGACGACCACGGGGACGACGATTTCGGCGACTTCGACGACGCGACAACCGACACCATGTCCGACGATTCCGACGACGGGGACGACTCCGGCAAATCGTTCGAGGAACTGAAAGACGAGTACGAGAGCGGGGACGCAGACTGGGCCGACGGCGGCGACGCGACCAACGGCGACGCCGACGAGTTCGACGAGGGGGGTGACGACGGCTTCGAGGGGCTCGACACCGGCGACGCCGACGAAGGCGACGGCTTCGGGGACCTCGACACGGACGACGACGGCTTCGAGGGCCTCGACACCGGCGATGCCGACGAAGGCGACGGCTTCGGGGACCTCGACACGGACGACGACGGCTTCGAGGGCCTCGACACCGGCGACGCCGACGAAGGCGACGGCTTCGGGGACCTCGACACTGGCGACGCCGTCGGTGATTCCGACGCCGACGGCGGCGCCGATCCGGCACCGGCCGAGACGGCGGCCGACGGGGCGGCGTCGAACGACCCGGCGGACGTGCCAGCCGACGCGCCGACCGATGCGGGCGACATGCAGTTCGCCGCCAACACGGTGATGCAGGGGTCGGGGACGTCGAAACCGTATCTGGAGACGGTTCCGTCCGGCTACGTCGGCGACCTCCTCGTGATGGAGTGGCTCGAGTACCTCGTCGAGGAAGGCGACGTGGAGGACGCGGCCCGTGCGGTGGAGTACTACCGACGCATCCAGTGGGTCGGCGAGGACGCCGCGGACGAACTACGCGATTTCCTCGTCGGCTTCGGTGACCTCGACGCGGACCGGGAGGTGACCGGCGCCCCGTCGACGCTCGCCATCGACCACCACGTCGCCAGCCTGCGCTACATCAGCCGACTGACCGGCTCGACCGCCGACTCGGTCGTCTTCGACTGCTGGAGCGGTGGCGGAGGTGTTCCCTTTGGGCTTTAG
- a CDS encoding chemotaxis protein CheD, with amino-acid sequence MKTYGGTSSSRTRERVGIADFAVTADGAVLTTSGLGSCLGIGLRDGSAGVAGLVHVMLPTAPEDPPNAAKYADTGIGAVLNAMYAEGASSGRVRAKLVGGSAMFEFDSQDEPIGERNVAVTRATLDRLGIPVDAEDVGGDSGRSIRFHADTGDLRIKSAGTERRI; translated from the coding sequence ATGAAGACGTACGGCGGGACGTCGTCGTCGCGGACCCGCGAGCGGGTCGGCATCGCGGATTTCGCGGTCACCGCGGACGGCGCCGTGTTGACCACCAGCGGTCTCGGCTCCTGTCTCGGGATCGGCCTCCGTGACGGCTCGGCGGGCGTCGCGGGCCTCGTCCACGTCATGCTTCCGACGGCGCCGGAGGACCCGCCGAACGCCGCCAAGTACGCCGATACCGGCATCGGCGCGGTGTTGAACGCGATGTATGCCGAGGGGGCGTCTTCGGGCCGGGTGCGAGCGAAACTCGTCGGCGGAAGCGCCATGTTCGAGTTCGACAGTCAGGACGAGCCCATCGGCGAGCGAAACGTCGCAGTCACCCGCGCGACCCTCGACCGACTCGGTATCCCCGTCGACGCCGAGGACGTGGGCGGCGACTCGGGGCGTTCGATCCGGTTTCACGCCGACACCGGCGACCTCCGTATCAAGTCCGCCGGAACCGAACGCCGGATTTGA
- a CDS encoding chemotaxis protein CheC, whose translation MRVDIQSLGTYNRLAQEGAEHAAASLTEMTGIETYVDVTNVTLMSKRDVEDVFGGTAFVGVQIGVGGGLSGETALAFDRESAASIVDVLVPGATAGDDDEFDDMARSGISEIGNIMMGGFVDGWADYLSTNVDMTPPTYVERDGTDVLPEGALARAKEEHVFVFESQMTAVDEEIDAYIYMLPEYGTFAEMLEASDDHDDAIPMDKLTVFDEMTRQGAERAAENVSSMTGIETDVDVSRLSFVPIEDVPNTTRDEVYLGTVMEFKGTPGGYLAILFDEPSARTIVDATVPMELDEPLGDMGESAIQEMGNIMTSGFIDGWANVLQTSIDHTPPELVHDLGTAILSPIAGRLGQSQEYAFLMDSTVVTPEGEFNCEIYAIPDEQKLKEALDALLVERSDQLEANRESLF comes from the coding sequence ATGCGTGTCGACATCCAGTCGCTCGGCACCTACAACCGCCTCGCACAGGAAGGGGCGGAACACGCCGCAGCGTCACTGACGGAGATGACGGGGATCGAGACGTACGTCGACGTGACCAACGTCACGCTGATGTCGAAACGCGACGTCGAGGACGTCTTCGGCGGGACGGCGTTCGTCGGCGTCCAAATCGGGGTCGGCGGTGGGCTCTCGGGCGAGACGGCGCTGGCGTTCGACCGCGAAAGCGCTGCGAGCATCGTCGACGTGCTCGTGCCGGGCGCGACCGCCGGCGACGACGACGAGTTCGACGACATGGCCCGGAGCGGGATCAGCGAGATCGGCAACATCATGATGGGTGGCTTCGTCGACGGGTGGGCGGATTACCTGTCGACGAACGTCGACATGACGCCGCCGACCTACGTCGAACGCGACGGCACCGACGTGCTCCCCGAGGGTGCGCTCGCCCGCGCCAAGGAGGAACACGTCTTCGTCTTCGAGAGTCAGATGACGGCCGTCGACGAGGAGATCGACGCGTACATCTACATGCTGCCGGAGTACGGGACCTTCGCGGAGATGTTGGAGGCCAGCGACGACCACGACGACGCCATCCCGATGGACAAGCTGACGGTCTTCGACGAGATGACCCGGCAGGGCGCCGAACGAGCCGCCGAGAACGTCTCGTCGATGACGGGCATCGAGACCGACGTGGACGTAAGTCGGCTCAGTTTCGTCCCCATCGAAGACGTTCCGAACACGACACGCGACGAGGTGTATCTCGGGACGGTCATGGAGTTCAAAGGGACGCCCGGCGGCTACCTGGCCATCCTCTTCGACGAGCCGTCGGCGCGGACCATCGTCGACGCCACGGTGCCCATGGAGCTGGACGAGCCGCTCGGCGACATGGGTGAGAGCGCGATCCAGGAGATGGGGAACATCATGACCAGCGGGTTCATCGACGGGTGGGCGAACGTCCTGCAGACGAGTATCGACCACACGCCACCCGAACTGGTCCACGACCTCGGAACTGCGATCCTCAGCCCCATCGCCGGCCGCCTCGGCCAGTCACAGGAGTACGCGTTCCTCATGGACTCGACGGTCGTCACGCCGGAGGGCGAGTTCAACTGCGAGATATACGCCATCCCCGACGAACAGAAGCTCAAGGAGGCCCTCGACGCCCTCCTCGTCGAACGGAGTGACCAACTCGAAGCCAACCGAGAATCGCTCTTCTAA
- the cheY gene encoding chemotaxis protein CheY, with protein MPPQVLLVDDSDFMRNLLREILEENFEIVGEAENGVEAVELYREHDPDLVMMDIVMPIRDGIEATSEITGGDPDANVIMCTSVGQEEKMKNAVKAGADGYITKPFQKPNVLEAIDDVVA; from the coding sequence ATGCCACCGCAAGTGCTACTCGTCGACGACTCGGATTTCATGCGCAACCTTCTGCGCGAAATCCTCGAAGAGAACTTCGAGATCGTCGGTGAAGCCGAGAACGGCGTCGAGGCCGTCGAACTCTACCGGGAGCACGATCCCGACCTGGTGATGATGGACATCGTGATGCCGATCCGTGACGGAATCGAAGCGACGAGCGAGATCACGGGGGGCGACCCCGACGCGAACGTCATCATGTGTACCAGCGTCGGCCAGGAGGAGAAGATGAAAAACGCCGTGAAGGCCGGAGCCGACGGCTACATCACGAAACCGTTCCAGAAGCCGAACGTGCTGGAAGCAATCGACGACGTCGTGGCCTGA
- a CDS encoding DUF7500 family protein, which yields MPSDSDDSISERGKVLTEEELDLTRHDNVDELDDGRYVVSTGGSTSDEATEAREQVREARKSLDSSAGDPDDGGTEITEMEVNAWLEDHFREVDAQYGFHATAKFDDGVSRHQVVSNDVVTSFESLLIWYAQHVGGGTPVEDVLGILLAESSVSVRYPVRTLTGLLKRYDIDRDDSIGDLIEAVSDEEAVALSKD from the coding sequence ATGCCATCCGACTCAGACGACTCCATCTCGGAGCGCGGCAAGGTACTCACCGAGGAGGAGCTTGATCTCACCAGACACGACAACGTGGACGAACTCGACGACGGCCGGTACGTCGTCTCCACTGGCGGGTCCACGAGCGACGAGGCCACCGAGGCACGGGAACAGGTCCGCGAGGCTCGCAAGTCCCTCGATTCGTCCGCCGGCGACCCCGACGACGGCGGGACGGAGATAACCGAGATGGAGGTGAACGCGTGGCTCGAAGACCACTTCCGCGAAGTCGACGCGCAGTACGGGTTCCACGCCACGGCCAAGTTCGACGACGGCGTCAGCCGCCACCAGGTCGTCTCGAACGACGTGGTCACCAGCTTCGAGTCGCTGTTGATCTGGTACGCACAGCACGTCGGCGGGGGGACGCCCGTCGAGGACGTCCTCGGCATCCTGCTCGCCGAGTCGAGCGTCTCGGTCCGGTACCCCGTCCGTACGCTTACGGGACTGCTCAAACGGTACGACATCGACCGCGACGACTCCATCGGCGACCTCATCGAGGCCGTCTCGGACGAGGAGGCCGTCGCACTGTCGAAGGACTGA
- a CDS encoding archaellin/type IV pilin N-terminal domain-containing protein yields the protein MLEERTDRGQVGIGTLIVFIAMVLVAAIAAGVLINTAGFLQTQSEQTGQQSSSQVTDRLEPVSKTGNVSVYNSTYINSSNGNVVSPDDDNATIVGVESGSGENLSATNQSLAVNEISMVVQKSPGASDINMSATTFEFVGPDGTDRYAFTNETVVNKTDSTGPDDRTRTLQDDDDSLNESRGNGLILNSRTDRLVVSLDLVKAVNSGFVNGPLEPGDTATIRVNTESGATSIIRIQVPQSLSGEESVEL from the coding sequence ATGCTCGAAGAACGAACGGACAGGGGACAGGTCGGTATTGGGACGCTCATCGTGTTCATCGCGATGGTCCTGGTCGCGGCGATCGCGGCCGGCGTCCTCATCAATACCGCCGGCTTCCTTCAGACGCAGTCAGAACAGACCGGTCAACAGAGTAGTTCGCAAGTGACGGATCGGCTCGAACCCGTCTCGAAGACCGGGAACGTCTCGGTGTACAACAGCACGTATATCAACAGCTCCAATGGTAATGTCGTGAGCCCCGATGACGATAACGCCACGATAGTCGGGGTTGAGTCCGGCAGCGGCGAAAACCTCTCGGCGACCAACCAGTCGCTCGCGGTGAACGAGATATCGATGGTGGTCCAGAAGTCACCGGGGGCGAGCGACATCAACATGAGCGCCACCACGTTCGAGTTCGTCGGGCCGGACGGCACCGACCGTTACGCGTTCACCAACGAGACGGTCGTCAACAAGACCGACTCGACCGGCCCGGACGACCGGACCCGGACGCTCCAGGACGACGACGACTCGCTCAACGAGAGTCGGGGCAACGGCCTGATCCTGAACAGCCGAACCGACCGGTTGGTCGTATCGCTCGACCTCGTCAAAGCCGTCAACAGTGGGTTCGTCAACGGGCCGCTAGAACCCGGCGACACCGCGACCATCCGCGTCAACACCGAATCCGGCGCGACGAGCATCATCCGCATCCAGGTGCCCCAGTCACTGTCCGGCGAGGAATCCGTCGAGCTGTAA